The Paenibacillus sp. FSL R7-0204 genome includes a region encoding these proteins:
- a CDS encoding ATP-binding protein has product MEAIHKEVMLHGLEHHQIIIDGIIRELDLEAYAFDIRLILIEAVTNAYYHGNLSDCSKPITIRYLLMDQLLKLQIEDSGAGDGKVVFPEAVGCDELLEEGGRGLYLIRCFSDSAEMIHHTMYISKSICSL; this is encoded by the coding sequence ATGGAAGCTATTCATAAGGAAGTGATGCTTCACGGTCTGGAGCATCATCAGATAATCATTGACGGAATTATTCGGGAGCTTGACCTCGAAGCCTATGCTTTTGATATCCGCCTGATTCTGATCGAAGCGGTGACCAATGCCTATTATCACGGGAACCTCAGCGATTGCAGCAAGCCGATTACCATCCGATATCTGCTTATGGATCAGCTGCTTAAGCTGCAGATTGAGGATTCGGGGGCCGGGGACGGCAAGGTGGTGTTCCCGGAGGCTGTCGGGTGTGATGAATTGCTGGAAGAAGGGGGCCGGGGCTTGTATCTGATCCGCTGCTTCTCGGACAGTGCTGAGATGATACATCATACGATGTACATCAGCAAGAGTATCTGTTCCTTATAG
- a CDS encoding CBS domain-containing protein, which translates to MEISSFLLPKDQVAYITSSISMREALEQLENHYYSAIPIIDDAGKYVGTLSEGDLLWKLKNTDGLSFANINEVTVGTIQRHVHNESVEIHAQMEDMLTLAADQNFVPVVDDSGIFLGIIRRKDIIEYYTRNITD; encoded by the coding sequence ATGGAAATATCCTCATTTTTGCTGCCCAAGGATCAGGTTGCGTACATCACCTCCTCGATCTCCATGCGGGAAGCGCTGGAACAGCTGGAGAATCATTATTATTCGGCCATTCCGATTATTGACGATGCCGGTAAATATGTTGGGACCTTGTCGGAGGGCGATCTGCTATGGAAGCTGAAGAATACCGACGGTCTGAGCTTCGCGAATATAAACGAGGTGACCGTCGGCACCATTCAACGTCATGTGCATAACGAGAGCGTCGAAATCCACGCGCAGATGGAGGATATGCTGACCCTGGCAGCAGACCAGAACTTCGTTCCGGTAGTGGACGACAGCGGAATCTTCCTCGGTATCATCCGCCGTAAGGATATCATCGAGTATTACACACGCAATATTACCGATTAG
- a CDS encoding VOC family protein, translating into MAINVYLNFNGNTREAVEYYAEVFGTEPPHIMTFGEAPPDPSHPVPEEAKHLVMHANLMIAGSPVMFSDVFPGMPFTEGNNISLTVTDTDEEKIRLWFNKLKEGGTVHMELQETFWSKAYGNLKDKFGIQWQLSHDNGQNG; encoded by the coding sequence GTGGCAATCAATGTGTACCTGAATTTCAATGGCAATACCCGAGAGGCTGTAGAATATTACGCTGAAGTGTTCGGGACCGAACCTCCGCATATCATGACCTTCGGCGAGGCTCCGCCAGATCCGTCCCATCCTGTACCGGAAGAAGCCAAACACCTCGTCATGCACGCCAATCTGATGATTGCCGGCAGCCCGGTCATGTTCTCTGACGTATTCCCCGGCATGCCGTTCACGGAAGGGAATAATATCAGCCTAACGGTGACAGATACCGATGAAGAGAAGATTCGTCTCTGGTTCAACAAGCTGAAGGAAGGCGGAACTGTTCACATGGAGCTGCAGGAGACCTTCTGGAGCAAGGCCTACGGGAACCTGAAGGATAAATTCGGCATCCAATGGCAGCTCAGCCACGACAACGGCCAGAACGGCTAA
- a CDS encoding STAS domain-containing protein yields MIIEMPELFSVEEAGQFREAVRGYILGGHSSFLLDFGTCRFIDSTGLGVIVSSYKKCVEAGGTIRLTGLNDNVRKIFELTRLTNVFEII; encoded by the coding sequence ATGATCATTGAGATGCCGGAGCTGTTCTCGGTTGAAGAAGCCGGTCAGTTCAGGGAGGCAGTACGGGGTTATATTCTTGGGGGACATTCAAGCTTCCTGCTTGATTTCGGGACCTGCCGTTTCATTGACAGTACGGGTCTTGGAGTGATTGTCAGCTCCTACAAGAAATGCGTAGAGGCTGGAGGCACCATAAGGCTGACGGGGCTCAATGACAATGTGCGGAAGATTTTTGAGCTGACCCGCCTGACCAATGTGTTTGAAATCATTTAG
- a CDS encoding TIM barrel protein, producing MQRFMIGQYGGFDYSKFHKDFKAEFYGIEACSFPSDEDCQTLIEAAQKHRFHTGVHYPLRANPARLRDALFLSPDDYERSEAFQQIQEELDYMVRLQPDYVLFHYPKPVILDSRVDWSTWRFADRREYIHEVDLSLNELIQHSKYLFEWLSRKGREYRFQPILEFDGLNSYVYQHDFLEQLLLAYPDIKLCLDTGRLYQQDKLDPNFDARALLRKYTKYAALIHLSNVQINETIQHGHYPVLPELSTGEGWAPIEDYLSIIRAENSEVKIMFEHRSDLISAQDLNRCYAWVDHILNGVPENPPASPAR from the coding sequence ATGCAGCGATTTATGATAGGTCAATATGGAGGATTTGATTACAGTAAGTTCCACAAGGATTTCAAAGCTGAATTCTATGGTATAGAGGCTTGTTCTTTCCCCTCCGATGAAGATTGTCAGACGCTGATTGAAGCAGCACAGAAGCACAGATTCCATACAGGGGTCCATTATCCGCTCCGGGCCAATCCTGCCAGACTAAGAGATGCCCTATTTCTCTCACCGGATGATTACGAGCGTTCTGAAGCATTCCAGCAGATCCAGGAAGAGCTGGATTATATGGTGAGGCTACAACCCGATTACGTATTATTTCATTATCCGAAGCCAGTCATCTTAGATTCACGGGTGGACTGGAGTACTTGGCGATTTGCTGACCGGAGGGAATATATCCATGAGGTTGACCTTTCTCTAAATGAACTGATACAGCACAGTAAATATCTCTTTGAATGGCTTAGCCGGAAGGGCCGGGAGTACCGGTTCCAACCTATTTTGGAGTTCGACGGACTGAACAGTTACGTTTACCAGCATGATTTTCTGGAACAGCTCTTGCTTGCCTATCCGGATATTAAGCTATGTCTGGATACCGGCCGATTGTATCAGCAGGATAAGCTTGACCCTAATTTCGATGCCCGTGCCCTTCTGAGAAAATACACCAAGTATGCGGCATTGATCCATCTGTCGAATGTTCAGATTAACGAAACCATCCAGCACGGCCATTATCCGGTCCTGCCGGAGTTAAGCACCGGGGAGGGCTGGGCCCCGATCGAAGACTATCTGAGCATCATCCGTGCGGAGAACAGCGAAGTGAAAATCATGTTCGAGCATCGCTCAGACCTCATCTCCGCGCAGGATCTGAACCGGTGTTATGCTTGGGTAGATCATATCCTCAACGGAGTCCCCGAGAATCCACCGGCTTCACCAGCACGATGA
- a CDS encoding small-conductance mechanosensitive channel, translating into MKTWKKTVFLIVTFGLIFLLPLLGSLAKWKGMPPGYGDFPAQKVEADPGFSLLYFSLACVVALIITLVLVFPRWFGFKKTEEAPRKAGAATPFPIWFWWSLPVLALSWFLMWARVKLFISLEHYTFVPLWWSFILILDGLVYRRNRGASIISRKPHVMQLLAVVSCFSWFAFEYLNFFVLENWYYPNNEVFSNFGNVFWFSLSYTTVLPAIFEWYLLLKTFRLFRNRYSHGPKLNVSRMWLIIYYILGLILAFGMGYYPYLLFWVLWVALVPMLSAAMALAGYWTPFTPVKNGDWSKVILVGLATLFNGFFWEFWNFGSEWFHDDAPTNPNYWKYSVPYLDKFHIFSEMPVLGYFGYLFFGLNCWIIWLIAAYVFKFDADIEVTGEQG; encoded by the coding sequence ATGAAAACATGGAAAAAGACAGTATTCTTGATCGTTACCTTCGGACTTATCTTTCTGCTCCCGTTACTCGGAAGTCTGGCGAAATGGAAAGGGATGCCGCCCGGTTATGGGGATTTCCCTGCTCAGAAGGTCGAAGCTGACCCCGGGTTCAGCCTGCTGTATTTCTCACTCGCCTGTGTTGTGGCTCTGATCATCACACTGGTCCTGGTATTCCCCCGCTGGTTCGGCTTCAAGAAGACGGAAGAGGCACCCCGGAAGGCGGGGGCGGCCACCCCTTTCCCTATCTGGTTCTGGTGGAGCCTGCCGGTGCTTGCGCTTAGCTGGTTCCTGATGTGGGCCCGGGTGAAGCTCTTTATCTCACTGGAGCATTACACATTTGTTCCCCTCTGGTGGTCCTTTATTCTGATTCTGGACGGGCTGGTCTACCGGAGAAATCGCGGAGCCTCAATCATCTCGCGCAAGCCCCATGTAATGCAGCTGCTCGCGGTAGTGTCCTGCTTCAGCTGGTTTGCTTTTGAATACCTGAATTTCTTCGTGCTGGAGAATTGGTATTACCCTAATAATGAAGTATTCTCTAACTTCGGCAATGTGTTCTGGTTCTCTTTATCCTACACCACCGTTCTTCCGGCCATCTTCGAATGGTACTTACTCCTCAAGACCTTCCGTCTGTTCCGCAACCGTTATAGTCATGGGCCTAAGCTGAACGTATCACGCATGTGGCTGATCATCTACTATATTCTCGGGCTGATCCTGGCCTTCGGCATGGGCTATTATCCGTACCTGCTGTTCTGGGTGCTGTGGGTTGCGCTGGTTCCGATGCTGTCCGCAGCGATGGCGCTTGCCGGTTACTGGACTCCCTTCACCCCGGTGAAGAACGGAGACTGGTCCAAGGTCATTCTGGTGGGACTGGCTACTTTGTTCAACGGCTTCTTCTGGGAGTTCTGGAACTTTGGCAGTGAGTGGTTCCATGACGATGCCCCTACCAATCCGAATTACTGGAAATACTCGGTGCCTTATCTGGACAAATTTCATATTTTCTCCGAGATGCCGGTTCTGGGCTATTTCGGTTATCTGTTCTTTGGGCTGAATTGCTGGATTATCTGGCTGATCGCTGCCTATGTATTTAAATTCGATGCCGATATTGAAGTTACGGGAGAACAAGGCTAA
- a CDS encoding methyl-accepting chemotaxis protein: MKLSLKVKMSILLFLIISIPLGISGYVSYQLASGALQKTIEEELRGTTASSAKAVDAELEAVGTNLGIASMNSVLADFAGNPSVASLKSTALQYISGVQKDNTKLLESLIIADTNGRVLMTSSSGEQGSDVKDRPYFQEALQGKDTVSEVILSRETNQYIVAIARPLRVKDQITGVLIGTALFENIAAPVTGVKIGEHGYGYMLDRTGLIVSHPEQDKVLKEKLDSSSNAELNALVQRMKAGDTAHGFYTYEGVHKYVSFQPAGHWVVATTANVEEYMAPAAEIRNTTLILILVCIAVAMAAAYFFTTRNIVNPIRKLERAMGLAGDGDLTVHTSIQTGDELQLLSESFNTMIDKQEAIIEKVRAGSLSLTSMSEEMAASSEEISASIQEISSSTQEIASGAENNNQSVINASQVLVQLSSLVQLAQSKASATSGNAETTHQAAQEGRARVIHTVEAMNTIHSSTKETEALLYTVSGLSEQVSAITGTINKIAEQTNLLALNAAIEAARAGEHGRGFSVVAGEVRKLSDETHTNAGEITDLVNEMISRITEAVDSMRGAAGAVESGVSIVNETDRAFVHIIQSVEMITDNVQEILDITRDEVATSDQIIKLIDSMGTISELAAANTENVSSATEEQAATVNNFAASAQEISAMANELEILVEKFKIRGE; encoded by the coding sequence GTGAAATTAAGTTTAAAAGTTAAAATGAGCATCCTGTTGTTTCTGATTATCAGTATCCCGCTGGGCATATCCGGCTATGTGTCCTATCAGCTGGCATCCGGTGCCTTGCAGAAGACGATTGAAGAGGAATTAAGAGGGACCACGGCTTCTTCTGCGAAGGCGGTGGATGCTGAGCTTGAAGCGGTTGGCACGAATCTGGGGATCGCCAGCATGAACAGCGTATTGGCCGATTTTGCCGGGAATCCGTCTGTAGCCTCCCTCAAAAGCACAGCGCTTCAGTATATTTCCGGTGTGCAGAAAGACAACACCAAGCTATTGGAATCGCTGATTATCGCAGATACAAACGGCAGGGTGCTGATGACCAGCAGCTCCGGGGAGCAGGGGTCAGATGTGAAGGACCGTCCCTACTTCCAGGAAGCGCTGCAGGGCAAGGACACAGTCAGTGAGGTTATCCTGTCACGGGAGACGAATCAGTACATTGTAGCGATCGCCAGACCGCTGCGGGTGAAGGATCAGATTACCGGCGTGCTGATCGGAACCGCCTTGTTTGAGAACATCGCTGCGCCAGTTACCGGGGTGAAGATAGGAGAGCATGGATACGGATATATGCTTGACCGTACCGGCCTCATCGTCTCGCATCCGGAGCAGGACAAGGTCCTGAAGGAGAAGCTGGACAGCAGCAGCAATGCTGAATTGAATGCGCTGGTCCAGCGGATGAAGGCGGGAGACACCGCGCATGGCTTCTACACCTATGAAGGCGTACATAAATATGTTTCTTTTCAGCCCGCAGGCCATTGGGTTGTAGCCACAACGGCAAATGTGGAGGAATACATGGCTCCGGCAGCCGAAATCCGTAACACTACGCTGATCCTCATCCTGGTCTGTATTGCCGTAGCTATGGCGGCAGCGTATTTCTTCACCACCCGGAATATTGTGAATCCGATCCGGAAGCTGGAGCGGGCGATGGGTCTGGCAGGTGACGGCGACCTGACCGTTCATACGTCCATTCAAACCGGGGATGAGCTCCAATTGCTGAGTGAATCGTTCAACACCATGATTGACAAACAGGAGGCAATTATTGAGAAAGTGAGAGCGGGTTCCCTGTCCCTCACCTCCATGTCCGAGGAGATGGCGGCATCTTCAGAGGAGATCAGCGCCTCTATTCAGGAAATCAGCTCCAGTACCCAGGAGATTGCATCCGGCGCAGAGAACAACAACCAGTCGGTCATCAATGCTTCCCAGGTGCTCGTTCAGCTCTCCAGTCTGGTGCAGCTGGCGCAGAGCAAGGCGTCGGCTACCTCCGGCAATGCGGAGACTACCCATCAGGCGGCACAGGAAGGCAGAGCCAGAGTCATTCATACCGTAGAAGCAATGAATACCATTCACAGCAGCACCAAAGAGACCGAAGCATTATTGTATACGGTCAGCGGGTTGTCGGAGCAGGTATCCGCAATTACCGGTACCATCAACAAGATTGCCGAGCAGACGAATCTGCTGGCTCTGAATGCGGCAATTGAAGCCGCGAGAGCAGGAGAGCACGGCCGGGGCTTCAGTGTGGTGGCCGGTGAAGTCCGGAAGCTGTCGGATGAGACCCACACCAATGCCGGTGAGATTACGGATCTGGTCAACGAGATGATCTCGCGGATCACCGAGGCCGTAGATTCGATGAGAGGTGCGGCCGGAGCAGTAGAGAGCGGCGTAAGCATCGTGAATGAGACGGACCGGGCCTTCGTCCATATCATACAATCTGTTGAGATGATCACGGACAATGTGCAGGAGATTCTGGATATTACCAGAGATGAAGTAGCTACCTCTGACCAGATCATCAAGCTGATTGATTCCATGGGAACGATCTCGGAACTCGCGGCAGCAAACACAGAGAATGTATCCAGCGCTACAGAAGAGCAGGCAGCAACGGTCAATAATTTTGCGGCCTCCGCTCAGGAGATCAGTGCCATGGCTAATGAGCTGGAGATTCTTGTAGAGAAATTTAAAATCAGGGGTGAGTAG
- a CDS encoding GNAT family N-acetyltransferase has product MTVIRQLLPGEEKLITPLIREAFDIHIAANYSAQGVIEFYRYIELAAIVRRMQEDHEIYIALSGQEVTGIIELRNHQHISLLFVKNAYKGTGIGKTLLRHAVDRMRRGGSTQITVNSSPNSIGFYASQGFISLGEEEEEHGIRSLSMKLDLKG; this is encoded by the coding sequence ATGACAGTGATCAGACAGTTGCTGCCGGGTGAGGAGAAGCTGATCACTCCCTTGATCCGGGAGGCGTTTGATATACATATTGCCGCCAATTATTCGGCGCAGGGTGTTATTGAATTCTACAGGTACATTGAGCTTGCCGCCATTGTCAGGCGGATGCAGGAGGATCATGAGATCTACATCGCGCTTAGCGGGCAAGAGGTTACAGGAATCATAGAACTGCGCAATCATCAGCATATTTCTCTCCTGTTCGTTAAAAATGCTTATAAGGGAACCGGAATCGGCAAGACCTTGCTGCGGCATGCGGTTGACCGGATGAGACGGGGAGGGAGCACGCAGATCACGGTGAACTCTTCTCCGAATTCTATTGGCTTCTATGCCTCCCAGGGATTCATATCACTTGGTGAAGAGGAAGAAGAGCACGGGATACGCTCACTGAGCATGAAGCTGGATTTGAAGGGATAA